ACTGTTTTTTCCCCTAGTGCTGCCAAAATGCTCTTCTCCCACCACGTTCAAACCCTAACCCTTTGCTTAATATTCTTATATTATATCCCGCTTTAGATTCTACCCTAGttagtaatttttttcctttttttttttacttcataGAAAATGTCTTCTTTTTTAAAGGGTTCCCATGGAAAATTAATTTTCAGCCCTTACATTACCTCTTTATATAGACACAAGCTGTTTCCTGTTTTGATACACAACTCATCttgaaaggaaagaaaaaaataagagagaaagaGGGAATATAGATTGGCCTCTGATCTttagatttaattattttactctTGTTttcacttcttcttcttcttcatctgcTTGTGTTCCTCTGAATTTTGTTTTAGCAGCAACAGTAAAATGGATGTGCCTGATCAACTCTGCTACATTCCTTGCAACTTTTGCAATATCGTTCTTGCGGTATAGAAAACATTGTTTTCCGACATCGATCGGTTGAtctgttttttttatgaataagtAACTTCAAAATCGATTATAACTTGAATCATTCGTTCGCTTTGTATGTtgctattttattttcttttgttgtgATTCAGTTTGTTCGCTTTCTTCTGTTGTTTTAAAAAAGAACCCATTGATGAATAAAGCTGACCTTGGGTTCAGATATGGTGTTTGGTGCTATTATGCAGAAATACATTAAATTTTTCGTTCAGGTTCCCTTGTTTTTTTCTGATACAGTCAAGTCTACATCTTCAAGACTTTTCCTTTTCCTCTCTTCTTTTAGTACAGTCAAAGAAAAAAGTCATGAATACTCAGTCCCTCGAGTATGAATCACCTCTACTTATCAgagtaaaaataatataaaaaaaaagaattatggATTAATGTCATAAATACTGTGTTGATCATGATCTAAAGTGGTTGGTTTATTTATAAGCTTGATGAAGACAAGTCCTTCGTCTCCGGATTTCGCCTTCTCTGCGCCGAAGCTTTCTTTTTTCCTCATCTCCCAAGTGTTGAGTGCTGTCAAATTTAAGCTTTTTCTCAGCTTGTGGTTTCCATGAACATGGAAGATTATAGGGTTCTTCCCTGCAGTTCTTGTTGGTTGGGGTCTTGATATATAATTTGGTGTTTAATTAGCCAAAACATATAGATTAAATCTCAAACTTTTGCCCCATAAACTGTTGATATATGTTATAGGTTGTTCCTACTTAGAATCTTCACAGAtttattagttttatttttttcatttcccTTATTTTAATTAGTGCAATTTGTTTATAATGTTTCTGGTTTGAATTGAATGTGCAGGTGAGTGTCCCATGCAGTAGCTTGCTTGATGTAGTGACAGTTCGATGTGGGCACTGCACCAATCTTTGGACAGTGAATATGGCAGCTGCCTTCCAATGCCTGCAGCAACAAAATGCTCAGGTTTCACAATATATTTCAGCTTAATTTTTGGGGGATTCCATTTATCCATCAAAACATTTCTAGCTTCTGAATTCTAGGCTCTATATATATCTGGGTTTTGCTTCTTTTAAGGGGAATCAAAccctcttcttctttttttcttttttaattttcaagatCTTACATATTTCAGAACCCTAGCTACTCACCTACTTCCCAGCCGCCAGAATCTAAGTAATTATGCAGCATTTTCGACTTTTGTTTAGTTAAAGTACATTTTTTTTGTCTGAAGAAAGAAATTAGATAAATAATTAAgtattgatatttttaaattcctGTCTTCTAGTATAGAAACATGAATTTCTCTTAGATCCCAGCTAGATCTACCAACTGTCAATCAGGCAgccattttctttatcattccTAACTGATCCAGTCATTTCAATGTCGTTAATTATTTtaatcctttttttttgttttgggtGTCTGAGAAAACatcttttcatgcaaacttttggtcaaaatgtatattttattttaaagatacTACAATAATCGAAAACTCCCCTTCTTATATTATTATGCATATTATATACCATTCAAGATTTATTTATAAGATTCTCCACTCCACAAAATGTAAAAAGTTTACTGATCAAAATCTAATCCATGTTAAGTCATAGATATACATGTGATTTTTCAACTTCATCTTTCACACTCCACAAGCTAATAGGATATGAaacattttgaattttattaaatgattatgagCTATATTTATTGTAATAAATGTTGTATTAGCTTCACACTTTGTGTGTTAACTTTCTGCTTACATTAATTCAGGGTCCTATCCATTCTTCAACCGAGCTCAAGGTTGACTTAGGTTCTTCTTCCAAATGTAACAACAAGTTGGCCATCCAACCTTCCATCACAAAGAAATCCGAGCCGAAAATCGCCAATAGACGTGAGTTTGTGGTTTTATATTGAATCTAGATTTACTGCAGTGATAGGTTTTCGCGAACAAGTCACAAATTTTATTCGTTCTTCAACTTCAACTTAATTTGATGCATTTTGCAATGGATCATTTCGATTTTGTGCAACAGCACCAGAGAAGAGGCAACGAGTCCCATCTGCATACAACCAGTTCATAAAGTAAATGAAATGTGTAactcaaatatatttatatttatatataatcaatattttttatttaatctgTATACCAATTTATCACCCAACAAA
This region of Primulina huaijiensis isolate GDHJ02 unplaced genomic scaffold, ASM1229523v2 scaffold1721, whole genome shotgun sequence genomic DNA includes:
- the LOC140965965 gene encoding axial regulator YABBY 5-like: MDVPDQLCYIPCNFCNIVLAVSVPCSSLLDVVTVRCGHCTNLWTVNMAAAFQCLQQQNAQGPIHSSTELKVDLGSSSKCNNKLAIQPSITKKSEPKIANRPPEKRQRVPSAYNQFIKEEIQRIKANNPEITHREAFSTAAKNWAHFPHIHFGLMLESNNHVKHNDQGSEKNQMRRAAIINK